In the Sphingobium sp. EM0848 genome, one interval contains:
- a CDS encoding conjugal transfer protein TraH, whose product MLAAAHFAFIGVADANVASEMNNFFSEAGGAANVTGPSAFQGQSAGYYSLGNVWTRFPQKSVSPFNLQLPSARAGCGGIDLFSGSFSFINASEIVAMLKATANNALGFAFKLAIDSVSPEIGKVMDEFSQKAQLLNQMNISSCETAQALVGGIWPSIDTARATICEAVGNSQGVFSDWAASRQGCNNGGSRDSTIAGNSDAAMKDQLVGQDHNYTWEALQKSAKFGAFDQDFSEYIMTLVGTIVTRAPTGSNNGGSVVMVGPAEEAVITALLDGTADAPPVKVLKCNDSNCYDIGETTLSIPASAALRPRIEGMISDMSAKARTNSALTAAEKQLLNLATIPLYKILTVQAFAHYSLTQGEIEALSEIVAVDILNAMLDNILDRVEQAKVHYQTADQATAEQWKAQIAATRQKFGQREVKLSNKLQLTYQVINRSVFLESTLQNSMSPGMAAALNFSRGLGAQGLN is encoded by the coding sequence ATGCTCGCGGCCGCGCATTTCGCATTTATCGGCGTTGCCGACGCCAATGTCGCCTCGGAGATGAACAATTTCTTCAGCGAGGCGGGTGGCGCGGCGAATGTGACCGGCCCGTCGGCTTTCCAGGGCCAGTCCGCTGGCTATTATTCGCTGGGCAATGTCTGGACGCGCTTTCCGCAGAAAAGCGTCTCGCCGTTCAACCTGCAACTGCCCAGCGCCCGCGCGGGCTGCGGCGGTATCGACCTCTTCTCCGGCTCCTTCTCCTTCATCAATGCCTCGGAGATCGTGGCTATGTTGAAGGCGACCGCCAACAATGCGCTGGGCTTCGCCTTCAAGCTGGCGATCGATTCCGTCTCGCCGGAGATCGGCAAGGTGATGGACGAGTTCAGCCAGAAAGCGCAGCTCTTGAACCAAATGAACATCTCCAGTTGCGAGACGGCGCAGGCGCTGGTCGGCGGCATCTGGCCTTCGATCGACACGGCGCGCGCGACGATCTGCGAGGCGGTCGGCAATTCCCAAGGCGTTTTTTCCGACTGGGCCGCCTCTCGCCAGGGCTGCAATAATGGCGGCAGCCGCGACAGCACGATTGCGGGCAATAGCGACGCAGCGATGAAGGATCAGCTGGTCGGCCAGGACCATAATTATACATGGGAGGCCCTCCAGAAATCCGCCAAATTTGGCGCGTTCGACCAGGATTTCTCGGAATATATCATGACGTTGGTGGGAACGATCGTCACCCGCGCGCCCACGGGCTCCAACAATGGCGGGAGCGTCGTCATGGTTGGGCCGGCAGAAGAGGCGGTCATCACCGCGTTGCTGGATGGCACGGCGGATGCGCCGCCGGTGAAGGTCCTCAAATGCAATGACAGCAATTGCTATGATATCGGGGAAACGACGCTCAGCATCCCGGCGTCCGCGGCTTTGCGCCCGCGCATCGAGGGCATGATCAGCGACATGAGCGCGAAGGCCCGGACCAACAGCGCGCTGACGGCGGCCGAGAAGCAGTTGCTCAATCTGGCGACCATCCCGCTCTACAAGATCCTGACCGTCCAGGCCTTTGCCCATTATTCGCTGACGCAAGGGGAGATCGAGGCGCTCTCCGAGATCGTGGCGGTCGATATCCTGAACGCGATGCTCGACAATATTCTCGACCGGGTCGAGCAGGCGAAGGTCCATTATCAGACTGCCGACCAGGCCACCGCCGAGCAGTGGAAGGCGCAGATCGCCGCCACACGGCAAAAATTTGGCCAGCGCGAGGTGAAGCTCAGCAACAAGCTCCAACTCACCTATCAGGTCATCAACCGGAGCGTATTCCTGGAATCGACGCTGCAAAACTCCATGTCGCCGGGCATGGCGGCAGCCCTCAACTTCTCGCGCGGCCTTGGCGCGCAGGGCCTGAACTAG
- a CDS encoding conjugal transfer protein TraF: MLVLAALALPVLGGPVYAQDVSAGVDGAEEQSQGDDFYCGERKLGQWFYCTRPKPAPRPNAEVPQPSAAEKMAAITSQLNELKARAILEPSEENIIAYVRFQREQLDRASTFSDTWQRALWQNPDLDYTLQRPVSTVGKRAWLDNRKADRDAVLESLSQRYGLFYFYAQSCGACEIFGPILRSVADSHGMAVMAVSMDGGPNRDFPNYVVDAGQRARMGVPGNETPALVLFDTATRRTIPVGFGMLSADEIMDRIFTLTNTRVGSDY, from the coding sequence ATGCTCGTGCTGGCAGCTTTGGCGCTGCCAGTCCTGGGGGGGCCAGTTTATGCGCAGGACGTCTCGGCGGGTGTCGATGGCGCAGAAGAACAATCGCAAGGCGATGATTTCTATTGCGGCGAGCGCAAGCTCGGACAGTGGTTCTATTGCACCCGGCCCAAACCCGCGCCGCGACCGAACGCTGAAGTCCCCCAGCCCAGCGCCGCGGAGAAGATGGCGGCTATCACCAGCCAGCTCAATGAGCTGAAGGCCAGGGCGATCCTGGAGCCGAGCGAAGAGAATATCATCGCCTATGTCCGCTTCCAGCGCGAGCAGCTCGATCGGGCCTCCACCTTCTCCGACACCTGGCAGCGCGCGCTCTGGCAGAACCCCGATCTCGACTATACGCTTCAGCGCCCGGTCAGCACGGTGGGCAAGCGCGCCTGGCTCGACAATCGCAAGGCCGATCGCGACGCGGTGCTCGAAAGCCTTAGCCAAAGATATGGCCTCTTCTATTTCTACGCCCAGAGCTGCGGCGCCTGTGAGATTTTCGGGCCGATCCTGCGGTCGGTCGCCGACAGCCATGGCATGGCGGTGATGGCCGTATCCATGGACGGAGGCCCCAATCGTGATTTCCCCAATTATGTGGTCGATGCCGGGCAGCGTGCGCGCATGGGTGTCCCCGGCAACGAAACGCCGGCGCTCGTCCTCTTCGATACCGCAACCCGGCGAACGATCCCGGTCGGGTTCGGCATGCTGAGCGCCGACGAGATCATGGATCGCATCTTCACGCTTACCAACACCAGGGTCGGGAGTGATTATTGA